In the genome of Hydrogenispora ethanolica, the window GGTCAGCTCCCGCCCGAAATGGCGGGTGGTCTTCTCCAGATTGGACTGGACCATCGCCGCCGCAATGATGAAACAGACCATGCCGGCCAGGCATAATAACCATGCTTTCATGAAGCGCGCCCCGGTTTCGTTTTCGGCTGGATGTACAATTGACCGGCCGTATCGAGGCTGGCCAGGAAGACGTCTTGAAACCCGGTCAAGCCGGCCTTTTGCACCTGCCGCAACAGCCAATCCTCGTTGAGGTTGGCCTTGGCCAGGTGTCTTTTGTTGACGGCGCCGTCCTCAATCAGTGTGGTCGGCAACCCTTCATACGGGGTGGCGATCTGCAGGTCGGCCGGGGTAACCGGCCGCTTTTGCGATTTGGGGATGATCGACAGTTTGCCGCTGGTCTCCAGAATGGCGTATTCGACATCGGCGATATTCGGGACGTCCTTCAAACGGAGCTGTTCCAGCAGATCCGTCAGGTTATAACGAAGCCGGGACAACTCCCGTTCCACAATTTTACCGTTCTCAATGAGCACGCTCGGCCCGCCGCAGATCACCAGTCGGGCGGCCGCGCTTTTCAGCGAGATAAACGACAGGGTGACCTGGATGAGCAGCAGGGTCAGGATGGGAATGATCCCATTGATCAGCGGAATATCGGTATCTTGCATCGGAACCGCCGCCAGTTCGGAGATGAGAATCGTGATGACCAGTTCATAGGGCTGAAGCTGGCCGATCTGATGTTTGCCCATGATCCGGATGATCAGGACCACCAGCAGATACAGGATGGCGGCGCGAATCGGTAGTATCAGCATCGTATCACCTGGGATTGACAATGATGGCGGGGGCCGGGTCTTTTGGATCCGGCTCCGACAGCTTCATTGTGCGCCATCGGGCCATCCTTTATACCGCGCCGCCGCCATTCCCGGCGAGCAGTAAGTGGAAGCCGTGGCAGGAATTCCTGGCCTGAAACACGAATTGGGGAGGAAAGACTTTTCGGAACTAAGTGAAGCTGGATACGTTGGTAATCGTAAGCGGGAATGGCAAGTTTTAAGCTGAAGAAGCATATTCATTGGCAGAACGCGGTCTTTCAAAGACGGGAACCAAATAGAAGGAGGCATGGGCAATGCGCGTAATCGAATTCGCCAAACAACTGGGAAAGGCGCTGGCCGAGAGCGACGAGTTCCAGAAGTATCAACAAGCAAAGCAAGTCTTGGACCAGCACGAAGCGGCCCGGGTCATGCTGGATGATTTCCGGAAAAAACAAATGGAGTACGAGCGGAAGAAACTAAACGGCGATCAGCTGCTCCAACCCTACGAAGAAGAGCTGCGCAAGCTGTCGGCGGTCATCGGTCTAAATCCTTATATCCGCGAATATCTCATGGCGGAGTTCCAATTCTCCAGCCTCATGATGGAAGTGCAGAAGATCATCGGGAAAGCGGTCGGACTGGAAATGCCGGAGCTGGAGAATGGGGCGGGAATGAACGCTCCCTAAAGGCGCGGCAATTCTTTCCGGTCAACCGCCGGCTGGAATTCCCGCGGGGAGATTGCCGGACGGTCCGGAATTATACGGAGAAGATTCAAAAAGCCGGATGATCA includes:
- a CDS encoding YetF domain-containing protein; the encoded protein is MLILPIRAAILYLLVVLIIRIMGKHQIGQLQPYELVITILISELAAVPMQDTDIPLINGIIPILTLLLIQVTLSFISLKSAAARLVICGGPSVLIENGKIVERELSRLRYNLTDLLEQLRLKDVPNIADVEYAILETSGKLSIIPKSQKRPVTPADLQIATPYEGLPTTLIEDGAVNKRHLAKANLNEDWLLRQVQKAGLTGFQDVFLASLDTAGQLYIQPKTKPGRAS
- a CDS encoding YlbF family regulator; this translates as MRVIEFAKQLGKALAESDEFQKYQQAKQVLDQHEAARVMLDDFRKKQMEYERKKLNGDQLLQPYEEELRKLSAVIGLNPYIREYLMAEFQFSSLMMEVQKIIGKAVGLEMPELENGAGMNAP